A region of Drosophila suzukii chromosome 2L, CBGP_Dsuzu_IsoJpt1.0, whole genome shotgun sequence DNA encodes the following proteins:
- the LOC139352964 gene encoding platelet binding protein GspB-like translates to MSDVAPLAHNSSFTSCQGSGYLTPDEHSSASSATSSPARASILSSSGSSVESVDSADAAVIIEPEINVMPCEEITDYVDVQSVSEEETTVALPRNVLEPSKENVFKSLESLKLTTPSTDALSTLLTEGFLEPKRISLGLAPSEVSAPVGMQSLAPPLAAYATAMASSAASSVPSSNLTPNLRRQHRRQSSTNAAVSWNETVSIKRSPMKKQLSADKEEVVTMRHKLLHRRHQSMGNASYSLDEASQSQSQRKRLSSNLSGFRDETALRSAERPHSWGPVGTASYMESLMCAFYEPALLHGPCIG, encoded by the exons ATGTCCGACGTGGCGCCCTTGGCCCACAACAGCAGCTTTACCTCCTGCCAGGGCTCTGGTTACCTGACCCCCGATGAGCATAGCTCCGCCAGCTCAGCAACCTCTTCGCCAGCAAGAGCTTCGATCCTCTCCAGTAGTGGCAGCAGTGTGGAGAGCGTGGACAGTGCCGATGCTGCCGTGATTATCGAGCCCGAGATCAATGTTATGCCTTGTGAGGAGATCACGGATTATGTGGATGTGCAGTCGGTCAGCGAGGAGGAGACAACGGTGGCACTGCCCAGAAATGTCTTGGAACCCTCtaaagaaaatgtttttaaaagccTGGAGTCCTTGAAGCTCACCACGCCCAGTACGGATGCCTTGTCCACTCTGCTCACCGAGGGATTTTTGGAACCTAAAAGGATATCTCTGGGACTGGCTCCCTCGGAGGTCAGTGCACCAGTTGGCATGCAATCCCTGGCCCCGCCGTTGGCTGCCTATGCCACAGCCATGGCCTCCAGTGCTGCCAGTTCCGTGCCATCCTCTAATCTAACTCCGAATCTTCGCCGGCAACATCGCCGTCAGTCATCAACCAATGCGGCTGTTTCCTGGAATGAAACAGTCTCCATTAAACGATCCCCCATGAAAAAGCAACTG TCTGCGGATAAGGAGGAGGTGGTGACCATGCGTCACAAGTTACTGCATCGTCGTCACCAAAGCATGGGGAATGCCAGCTACTCATTGGACGAGGCCTCCCAGTCGCAATCGCAGCGCAAGCGCCTGTCCAGCAATTTATCCGGTTTCCGGGACGAGACCGCCCTGCGATCCGCCGAAAGACCACATAGCTGGGGACCCGTGGGTACGGCCTCCTATATGGAGTCGCTGATGTGCGCCTTCTACGAGCCCGCACTGCTGCATGGACCATGTATTGGATGA